GTCGTAAAGGCCCTTGAAGGCTAGGCGCAGGCCCTCCGTCGGGGTAGGGAAGGTCACGGGAAGGCCTAGGGCCTTGAGCCGCTGGGCCAAGCGGGCAGCCCCCAGGAGGAAACCCACCTCGGCCCGCAAGGCCTCAAAAAAGCGGGCTACCTCCTCTACTGCGGCGGCCAAGGCCTTGGCGGCCTCGAGGATCCCCCGCTCCCGAAGCTCGCCGAGGATGCGGGCCCCCGCCTCGTCCCGGGGATGAAGGGTGAGGAGATAGGTCTTGGGCCGAGGAGCAAAGGGCCGCCAAGGCTTAGGCCCCTCCGGGGGGAGAAGGGTATACCCTTGGCCACGGCCCTCCGGGTCCAGGCCCGCCGCCAACCAGACCCCCTTGGGGAAGCGGAGGCCCTCCAGGTGCTCCTCAGCCTCGCGGAAGAAGACAGGGGTTAAGACCTCCCGAAGCCGGGCCTGCAGGCCTCGGAAGGGAGGGCTCGTGAAGGCGGCGCCCTCGAGGTGGCGGAGGAGCTGCTTTAGCCCTCCGAGGAGGGCCTCCATACCCTTGATGGCCCCATACAGGTCGGGCCGATCCCGCCGGTAAAGGCCGTAGGCCTGCCGTCGCTTGGCCACCAGGGTTTCTCCGCACAGAACATAGATTGTTTCCAAGAGGGTCCGCTTCTCCAGGGCCTCCCGCACGGCCCCCTGGCGATAGAGGATTGTGGAGAGGTCCGAGGTGAGGCCCTGGGCTAGGACCTTCCGGGCCACCTCCTCCAGGTAGTTGTCCCCCTCCGCCATGGCCTCGAGGACCGCCTTAAGCCCTAGGTCCTGTTCCAAGTCCTCCCAGGCGAAGGGGAGCGGGAGGTTCAGCCGCAGATCCCGATCGGGAAAAAGAAGCCCTACCCTCACGGGCCACCTCCTGGGCGCCGCTTCAGGCGTTCGCTGAGAAGGGGATAGGTCAACCGGTACTTCTCAGCTAGGGCGAGGGCGTAAGTCCGGCCATCTGGGGGCTTCTCTTGAACGCGGAAGGTGCGGCGGGCAGGATCCAGCGGATCCACCTCCGCCACCAAGCTCTTGGCCCCAGGAAGACGGGCCAGTTCGTCCAGAAAGGTGACGACCACCGCTCGGCACCTCTTGGCCCGGATCCTCTCCAGGACGAACCGCCCGATGAGCCGGGCATCCGTTAAGGCGGCCGAGGCAAAGGGCTCGTTAAGGATGAGGAGTGAGCGCTCCGTGGCCCGCTCCAAAAGGACCCTGAGCCTATGGAGGTCCTCCTCCAGCTTGCTCCTCAGTTCCTCAGGGTTCTCCCGAACCTCAAAGTGGGTGAGGATGCGGTCGGGAAGGGAGAGACGGGCCTGTGCCCCCGGAACGGGAAGCCCAAGGGCAGCCAGATGGTGGACCTGGCCCACCATGCGGGCAAAGGTCGTCTTCCCTCCCTGGTTAGGCCCGCTGACTACCAGGATCGTAGCCCTGTCGAAGCGGAAGCTGTTTTCCACAGGCCGCTTACCCTGGCCCAACAACTTGGCTGCGAGAACCAGGTCAAAGGCCCTCTCGGCGAAGAAGGGGGGGTCCTCGGCAATCTCGGGATAGGTGAAGGGGAGGCCTGCCTCTCGCATAGGAGCGATGAAGTCCAGGTAAGCCAGGAAGAAGCGCGCCTCCTGCTCCAGCCGCAACAGGAAAGGATCCACGAAGCCCGGGTGGCTCCGGACGAAGGCCTCCAAGAGGGCGAAGGCTTTGGGAAAGAGACGGGCCAGGTGATCCAGGATCCACTCCTCCACGTGATTGAGCCAAGGACCCGGCGGAAGAGCGGGCTCCTGCCAGGCGGGCAGGTTCGGGCCGAAGAATGGGCGAAAGGTCTCCACCACCCGCTCCCCGTAGTCGGGCTCTCCCCCATAAGCCCTCAGGGCCAGGCGGCCCTCGTGCACATGGAGGGTGTAACGCAGGGCGGCAAGGGCGGAGCGGACCTCCCTTAGGTCCCGCAGGAGCCGGATTAGATCGGGATTCTTCTGGTAAATCTCCAAATAGTCCCTATATCCTCGGAGGCCCGCCGAACCTGGGGGGTGACGAGCGAAGCCCTCCTCCAAGGCCCTAAAGGCCTCGAGGTAAGCCTCTACCCCCTGTAGGAAGTAAAGGCGCTTCTGCCAGGGGTGGCGGGCCTCTTTGGCCAAGCCCAAACGTTTCCGCAAAGCCTCCATAGCTTGAAAGAAGGCCCGGAAGGCCTGGGCCAAGGGCTGGGCCTCGAGGTCCCGAGCCACCTCTTGGCGGTGGACCACCGCATCCTTGTGCCCTAAGGGAGCGCGGAAGAAGGCTTCGAGATCCAGCCCCGGGTGGGAGGCAAAAAGGCTTACCTCCAGCTCATCTAGAAGGAGGTCTGGAAAGTAGAGCGGGTTCTCCCCCTCCCCCCTCGGGTCTAGGCCCTTATGGTCCAGCAGGCTCGGTCGGAGCGTCAAGGGGTTTTCCATGCCGACCTCCAAAAGCGAAAACCCCTACCGGATCGCCGGTAGGAGTCATCAGCCCAGTGGGCGGTTCAGGCGGACTCCATCGCCTAGCCTTAGTTTAGCCCACGGGGACTCCTCCATCTAGAGGGCTCGGAGGGGAAGAAAGGGCGCGGTGGGCACCGATGGCGAGCACTCGGCCGTGGGGGTTTCGTTCCCTACAGGGTGTTCGCCCCCGGCCCCTAGGTCCCCCCAGGACTCCTGGGAAGGTCTAGAGAGCCTGCTTGGGGACCCTCTGCGGCCCCACCCCAACGCAATGCTGGTATCAACGCCCCTCTTCTCGCAGCGTATGCCGAACGTGCCCACCGCTCCTCCCCTGGCTTGCCTTTCTCGTTCGCCCTTTACGAACTAGCGCGGAAAAGCCAGCCAGGTGGCGAGGTCTCTTGACGAGGCAAGCCCCCCTGGCTAAGCTAAGTTTTGCGTGCGGGGGCGATTAGCTCAGCTGGTCAGAGCGCACGCCTGATAAGCGTGAGGTCGGTGGTTCAAGTCCACCATCGCCCACCAGCTCCAGGACACAAAGCTTTCCCCCCACGCTACCGTGGGGGGAAAGCTTTCGGGGGCCATTGGGTTCCATTTTGGAGTCTTCCCGAGACCCCTTAGTGACCCGGGCCTAGATGCCCCAGCCTCCGGTGGGGAACCTCAGGCCGAGCCCAAAAGCTTGAGGAAGGCCTCCATAAAGGCAGGAAGGTCCTTGGGACCCTGGGCGGTCACCAGGTTGCCATCCACCACTACCCCCGCTTCCTGGTAGAGCCCCCCGGCGTTTTCCAGGTCGTCCCGGATGGAGGGAAAGCCCGTGACCCTCCTCCCCCGGACCACCCCGGCGCTGATCAGCACCCAGCCGGCGTGGCAGATGGCGCCGAGGGGTCGGTTCCCCTCCGCCACCCGCCGGACCAGGGCCAGCACCTCCGGGCTCCGCCTCAGGTAGTCCGGGGCGAACCCCCCGGGGATGAGGAGCCCCAAAAGCTCCCCCGCCTCCTTGGGGGCCACCTCGGCCTTCCAGGCCAACCCGGACTTGCCCCGGTACTCCCGGGCCTCCGGGCCGATGACAAGCGGGGCCAACCCCGCCTCCTGAACCCGGTAGTAAGGGTAGATCAGCTCCCGCTCGTCAAAGAGGTCCGCCAGCAAAATCCCGATGCGCCGCACGCCACACCTCCAGGAACTCCTTAAGGATATTCCCCGTGACCCCCCAGATGTCCACCCCCCGCCAGGGTAGGTGCCAGACCTCCCTTCCCAGGCGCACCTCGCCCCACGGGGTAACGCCGAGGAGCTCCTCCACGGGGGCCAGGAGCACCTCCGCCACCTCCTCGGGGTTGGGCCGCAGGGGGGGAAGGTCTTCCCGGTAGACCACCACGGGCTGGATCAGGAAGCCCTGGGGGGAAAGGGCGGGGCTGAGGAAACCCAAAAGCTCCACCTCCCCTAACCCCACCTCCTCACAGGCCTCCCGCAGGGCGGCCTCCACCACCCCCTCCCCCGGTTCCACGACCCCGCCGGGGAAGCTCACCTGGCCCGCATGGGTGGGCAGGTGGGGGCTCCTCCGGGTGAGGAGGACCCGGGTCCCCAGAAGGGGTACGGCCACCGCAGCCAGCCGGAAGCCCTCAGGCGGCTCTAACCCCTGCGGCAGGCCCTGAGGGAGCGCCTCCTTAAGGCGCTCTCGGGGTCCAGACCCCTCTTGGCGAAAAGCCCCACCAGGTTCCAAAGCGCCTCCTCGAGGTCCCCCCGCTCCAAGGCCCTCTTAAGCCCCTCCTCGTCCCCCTGGTCCAGGCCCCTCTTCTGAAGCTCGTACGCCCGCAGGAGGGTGGGCAGGGTTTTGGGCAGGCGGCAAGGGTCTTCCACCTTGCCCTCCTGGGCCTTCAGCTCGTCCCAGCGGGCCTTGACCTCCTCTGGGGTCTTGGCTTCGGCTTCCCCGAAGACGTGGGGATGGCGGCGGACGAGCTTTTCCACGATCCGCCTCTCCACCTCCCCGTAGGTGAAGGCACCCTCCTCCTCGGCGATGACGCTGTGGAAGGCCACCTGGAGGAGGACGTCCCCGAGCTCCTCGGCCATCTCCTGGGGGTTTCCCTGCAGAATGGCGTCCGCCGCCTCGCTGGCCTCCTCCAGAAGGTAGGGCACCAGGCTCTCGTGGGTCTGGGCCCGGTCCCAGGGACACCCCCCGGGACCCCTCAGGCGGCGCATGACCTCAAGAAGCCGCTCCATGCCCCCCATTCTCCCTCAGGAGAAGCCCCCCTGCCAGGGAGAGGCCCACGAGGAGAAGGGAAAGAGGGTCCAGGGGGGCGGGCTCCAGGACCCAGCCCCCCACACCGGGCGCGGGCAGGCCCGTGGTGCGGGTCAGGAGGAAAAGGGCCAAGAGCGTCCCTACCAGATACCGCCCCGCCCGAAGCCACCGCGCCCCAAGCCGCTCCCCAAGGAGGGGGAGGAGGAGAAGGGAAAGGCCAAAGCCCAGCTCCAGGGCTAGGAGGAGCATGAAGAGAACCCCGTACCAGAACCCCGGGGCCGTCAGGGCCCATGCGGGGTCCTTCACCCGAAAGACCTCCCCGCAAAGCCCCCCGCCCAAAGGGGTATCCCCCAGGCCGAGAAGCTGCAGGAAGAAGGGCAAGACGAAGAATAGGGCGGCGAGACGAAGCACCTTCCCCATCCTACCTGCTCCCCTGATCCCCAGGGAGGGCTTATACCCTTTAACCCTGCGGGGACTTTCTACCGGGACCCGCATGGGGTGGTATTACCCCAGCCCGGGATGGGTACATTTGTCCCCCCTGGCCTGGTTTAGGCTGGGGGTTGGGGTGGGGTCCCCTGCCCAACCCGGAGGTATGCGATGCGGCGCTTCTGGTTTCTCCTACCCGTCCTCGGGCTCCTCGTGGGCTACCTCTTCCTCTTCCGGGGCAACCATGCCTTTTTCGGCACCCGCCTTTTAAACCCCAAGCCCGTAGACTTCGCCCTGGAAGGCCCCCAGGGAACGGTCAGGCTCCGCGACTTCCAGGACAAGCTGGTCCTCCTCTTTTTCGGCTACACGCACTGCCCCGACGTCTGCCCCACCACCCTCCTCGGCATCAAGCGGGTTTACGAGGGGCTTACCCCGGAGGAGCAAAGGCGGGTGCAGGTGATCTTCGTGAGCGTAGACCCCGAGCGGGACACCCCGGAGATCGCCGACCGGTACGCCAAGGCCTTCAACCCCGCCTTCCTGGGGCTCACGGGAAGGCCGGAAGTCCTCCAGGAGGTGGCCCGCACCTTCGGGGTGTACTACCAGAAAACCCAGTACCGGGGCCCCGGGGACTACCTGGTGGACCACACGGCCACCACCTTCGTGATCCGGGGGGGGAAGCTGGTCCTCCTCCTGAGCGGGGATAAGCTGAACCTTATACAAAATCCAGGGTACCTTCCCCGGGTGGTGGCAGACATTAGGGCGCTCTTGTAAGCTACCCCTATGGCGGATTTCAGGGAGGTCTTGGCCAAGGCCAAGGAGGTGGCCGCTTCGGCGGCCCAGGAGGCGGAGAGGCGCCTCCAGGAGCTCAAAGGGAGGCTGGACCAGGACCAGGACGGCCGTCCGGACGTGGTGGAAAGGGCCTGGAAGGAGGCCGAGAAGGCCCTGCACGAGGCCAAGGCCCGCCTAGCCGAGTTGGACCGGGACCAAGACGGCATTCCCGACGGGCTAAAAGAGGTTGCCGAAAAGGCCCGGAGGGCGGCGGAAACCGCCAAGGCCAAGGCGGAGGAGGCGGCCCGCCTCCTTAAGGAGCGCCTGGGGAGGGGAGAGGGGTAGCCCCACCGCGGCTTTACCCTGGGAAAACCGCGGGCCAGGTTCCTGTCCCCCAGGGGCGAGGGAAGGGACGGGGAAGCGGCTACCCCAGGGCCACGTCCAGGGCCATCATCATGGCGAAGCCCGTCATGACCCCGAAGGTGGACACGTCCCCGTTCCCCTCCGCCTGGCTTTCTGGGATGACCTCCTCCACCACCACGAAGACCATGGCCCCCGCCGCCATGGCCATGAGGTAAGGGAGCAGGTCCATCATCTGGGCCACCAGGAGAGCCCCAAGCACCGCGCCCACGGGCTCCACGATGGCGGAAAGCTGCCCGTAGAACCAGGCGAGGCCCGACCCGATCCCCACCCGCCGCAAAGGCCAGGCAATGGCAAGCCCCTCGGGGAGGTTCTGGAGGCCAATTCCAAGGGCCAAGGCAATGGCCCCGCCCAGGGTGGCCGCCCCCGTGGGGTCCAGCCCCGCGGCCCCGAAGGCCACCCCAACCGCCAGGCCCTCAGGGAAGTTGTGGAGGGTGACGGCCAGGATGAGGAGGGTGGTGCGGCGCCAGAGGGCCTTTAGCCCCTCGGGGGCGTCCTTGGGGCCCAGGTGCACGTGGGGGAGGTAGCGGTCCAGGAGGCGGAGGAAGGCCCCGCCCAACAGGAACCCCACCACGGCGGGCAGAAGGGGGTTTTTTCCCTGGGCCTGGGCCATCTCCATCCCCGGAAGGAGGAGGGAGAAGACGCTCGCAGCCAGCATCACCCCAGCGGCGAAGCCCAGCATCCCGTCCAAAAGCGTTCGGCTGGGCTCCCGGGCGAGGAAGACGCTCGCCGCCCCCACCGCGGTGAGCCCCCAGGTGAAGAGGCCGCCCAAGAGGGCGTGGAGCAGAGGCTCGGCCATGTCCCCTAGTTTAGGCTAACCTAAATCCCGGGGCAAGCCCCCCGTGGAGTATCCTGGGATTAGGTATGCTGGATAAGCTTGCACGCCTAGAGGAGGAGTACCGGGAGCTGGAAGGGCTTCTCGCCGACCCAGGGGTCCTGAAGGACCCGAAGCGCTACCAGGCCCTCTCCCGGCGGTACGCGGAGATGGGGGAGATCCTCGCCCTCATCCGGGAATACCGCAAGGTGCTAGAGGACCTGGAGCAGGCGGAAAGCCTCCTCGAGGACCCCGAGCTCCGCGAGGTGGCCAAGGCGGAGAAGGCGGAGCTGGAGGCCCGCAAGGAGGCCTTGGAACGGGAGCTTGAGCGCCACCTCCTGCCCAAGGACCCCATGGACGAGCGGGACGCCATCGTGGAGATCCGGGCCGGCACCGGGGGGGAGGAGGCCGCCCTCTTCGCCCGCGACCTCCTGGAGATGTACCTGCGCTTCGCCGAGGAGATGGGGTTTGAGACGGAGATCCTGGACTCCAACCCCACGGACCTAGGCGGCTTCTCCAAGGTGGTCTTGGAGGTACGGGGCCCCGGAGCCTACGGCACCTTTAAGTACGAAAGCGGGGTCCACCGGGTGCAGCGGGTCCCCGCCACGGAAACCCAGGGGCGCATCCACACCTCCACGGCCACGGTGGCCGTTTTGCCCAAGGCGGAGGAGTCCGACTTCCAGCTCAACATGGACGAGATCCGCATAGATGTAATGCGGGCCTCGGGGCCGGGGGGCCAGGGGGTGAACACCACGGACTCGGCGGTGCGGGTGGTGCACCTGCCCACGGGGATCATGGTGACCTGCCAGGACTCCCGGAGCCAGATCAAGAACCGGGAGAAGGCCCTCATGATCCTCCGTAGCCGCCTTTTGGAGATGAAGCGGGCCGAAGAGGCGGAAAAGCTCCGAAAAACCCGCCTCGCCCAGATCGGTACCGGGGAGCGCTCCGAGAAGATCCGCACCTACAACTTCCCCCAGTCCCGGGTCACGGACCACCGCATTGGCTTCACCACCCACGACCTCGAGGGGGTCCTCTCGGGGCGCCTTCAGCCCCTTCTGGAAGCCCTGAGGCGGGCCGACCAGGAGCGCCAGCTGGAGGCCATGACGGAAGCGTGATGCGCCGGGAGATCCTGGTGGTGGCAGCCATCCTCCTGGACCGACAGGGGCGGGTGCTCCTGGTGGGCAACGACTGGGGCCGAAAGGGCCAGGTGCGCTACACCCTTCCCGGGGGCACGGTGGAGCCGGGGGAGACGGCCCTGGAGGCTTTGGTGCGGGAGGTGCGGGAGGAGACGGGCCTGCGGGTGAAGGGGATAGAACACCTGGCCTACGCCATCCAGGTGGAGGACCGCCGCAAGAACGAGCGCACCCTGGCCCTGGCCTTCCGGGCCAGCTACGAGGGGCTTTTGAACCCCAAAGACCCCGATGGGCACATCGTGGAGGCCCGCTTCTTCACCCTAGAGGAGGTGGCGGCTAGGCTCTCCGGCCACCGCCCCTTGCAGGAGCCCCTTCTGGACTACCTCAAGGGGGAGCGGGGCCGCTTCTACGCCTATTCCGGCTGGGGCCTTCCGGGGGTGCGGGTCTAGGGACCGAGCTTCCGCTTCAGGTAGGCGGTGAGCTCCTCCAGGGCTCGGCGCAGAGCCCGCTGCTCCTCGGCCAGGGCCTCGAGGGGATCCCTTTGGGGCTCGAGGCCGGCGAAGGTCTTGAAGAGGAGGGTGGGGTTGCCGCACCGGGGGCAGGCCACCCCTGCGGGCCGGACCGAGGGGGCGTAGAAGGTCCGGGCGCCGCACCGGGGGCAGAGGAGGTACTTGGCCCCCAAGGCCTCCCCCTTGCGCACCGCCCGAGCCAATTCCAAGGCCTCCTCCCGGGGAAAGCCCAGGAAGTAGTCCTCCCCCACCTGGACCAAGCCCTCCCCAGGGCCCAGGTCCGGCCGCCTCCCCTCGGGGACCTCCCAGGCCAGGCCGTTCCATCGGAAGTGGCGCAGGTGCCTGCGCCCCTCCAGATCCTCCACCTCCACGATGAGCTGGTGGTTCGGATCCTTGGGGTAGTAGTAAAGGCGCACCGCCTGGACCCCGGAGAGGGCCTGGGTGCGGGGCAGGGTGTAGCTCAGGGGGCCCTCACCCCGGACGGGGTAACCCACCAGGCGCTCCACATCGTAGACGGTGAGGCCAGGGCGGTTCTCCTCCCCTTGGAGGAGGCGCTCCACGTACCTGAAGGCGGCCTCGAGGCCCGGGTCCATGGAAACAGTGTACTCCAGAAAACCAGGGGGGTATCCTACCCCCCAAAGTTCCCGCAAAAAGGGCATCAGTCCTCCAAGAGCCCCACAAAGCGGTGGGGGTCGGGGTCCAGCCTAAACCGGTTACGGTCCAGATGGGAAAGAAGCTCCTCCAGGCGCTCCGTGCTCCCTCTAAGGAGGAGGTGGTAAAGGTAAAGCCCCTTGATCCGGGGCACGGGGGCGGGGGCCGGGCCCAGGACCTCCCCCTCCCGGGCCACCCCTTGGAGGGCGTCCCTCAGGGCCAGGGCGGCCTCGAGGGCCCGCTCCTCCTTGCGGTGGCGGACCTCCAGCTTCACCATGCGGACCCTTGGGGGGTATTGCAGGAGCTCCCTAAGGGCCTTTTCCTGCCAGGGGAAGGCCTCCACGCTCCCCTCCAGGAGGCCCTGGTGGGCGGGGTGGTCGGGGGTGTAGGTCTGGAGGAGAAGGAGGGGCCTCCGCCCGGGCCTGAGCTCGGTGAGGGCCCAGAGGAGGCGGTGGTAGCGCTCCGCCGCCCGGAAGTCCGAGTCCAGGAGGAAGCCGTCCGCATAGGGCAGGAGGACCAGGGCGAGCTCGGGGAGGGACGGCCCCCGGAGGAGGGCGGTGGTGGCCACCACCACCCCGGGCTGCCCCTCGAGGAGGGGGCCCAGGTCGTCCTTGGCCTCCTTGGCGTAGCGGAGGACGGGAAGGGCGAGGTGCCGCCTCAGCTCCTCCACCAGCCACTCCAGGCCCGGCCCCCGGGGCTCCAGAAAGGGCGAGCCGCACTCCGGGCACAGGGGGGGCGGGAGCGCCTCGTGGCCGCACTGGTGGCAGAGGAGGCGGCCCTTCCCCTCCCGGTGGTAGCGCAAGGGAAGGGCGCACTGGGGGCAGGTGGGCCGAAAGCCGCAGTCGGCACAGAGGAGAAGGGCGCTAAAGCCCTTGCGCGGGGAAAGGACCACCGCCTGCCTCCCCCTTTCCTCCACCTGCCTGAGGAGGGCGAGGGCCCGCCCGGTAAAGGGGTGGCCCCTTTCCCGCCTCAGGTCCAGGATCAAGACCCTGGGCTTGGGCACGGGAAAGGTGAGGCCAGGCCGGTCCAGGACCTCCACCGCCGGCACCAGGGAGAGGTAGGTGAGGGGCACGCCGAGAAGCCGGGCCCGCAGCTCGGCCAAGGGGGGGATGAAGGCCCGGCTTCCCGCGGGGAGCTTGTAGCTCTCGCTCCCCTCCTCCACCACCACCATGGACCTGGGGGTAAAGGGGAGGAGAAGCCCCCCGTAGGTGGCGAAGACGAGGCCCCGGGGCGCGCGGAAGAGGGCTTCGCGAAGCCAGGGGGGAAGCCCCCCGTGGTAGGGCTTGGCCTCAGGGAAGTGCTCCAGGAAGCGCAGGAGAAGGCTCACCTCGGGGAAGAGGACCAGGTGGTCCCCCTCGGCCACGAGCCCCTTGAGGAGGCGCAGCCTCTCGGCAAACCGCCCCCCGTTCACGCGCCCGGGGCGCTCGGGAAGGGGAAGGGGTTCCAGCCTCCCCTCCGCCCTGGGCCCCTCGAGGGGGGGGCCGTAGCCCACGTAGCCCCCGTCCAGAAGGCGCTTAAGCCGCCTCACCCCCAGCCCGGTGGCCCGGGCCAGGGCGGCCAGGCTTTCCGCCTGGCCCATCTCCCAAAGGCGCCTAAGCGCCTGGTCCAGGTCAGGCTCCGGGTGGGCCTCCTTCAGGGGGAGGAGGACCCTCTTCCCCTCCTTGAAGGCCACCTCCTCCTCCAAGGCCCCCGCCTCCCGAAGGAGGTCCAGAAGCTTCGGGTCAAAGCCCCGGGCCTCCTGCCAGTCCCGAAGGGCCTCGAGGCCCTTGGGCAGGACCTTGGGGTCCGTCCCGGGAAAAAGGCGCACCCGGTGGCGGACCTCGGGAAAGGGGGGAAGGAGGTCCGCCAGGACCTGGCCCAGGGGGGCAAAGAGGTACCGGGCAGCCTCCTCCAGGAAGCGGATCTCCTCCGGGCGCAGGGAGGGCCCGGGGTCCAGGTAGGCGATGGCGTGGCGGAGGCCCATCCCCCCCCGCCCCTCCTCCTCTCCCACCACCACCCCGAGGCGCACCTCCCCCCGAAAGGGTACGGCCACCCGCCTCCCCACGGGCCCCTCCTCCGCCTCGGCCCCCAAGGGGGGCAGGTAGCTCAGGGGGGGGAGGGGGAGGGGAAGGGCCACCCGGAGCGCCCGCATACGCCTAGGATAAGGGCGTGCGCCTGGCCGTGGTCCTCTCAGGGGTGGCCCTCTACAGCGCCCTCTACGCCGCAGTCCCCCTCCTTCCCCTTCTGGAGAGGCTCTTCGGCGCCCCCCCGGGGGCGGCAGGGCCGGGCATGGGCCTCCCCCTCCTCCTCCTCGTCCTCCTCTCCCCCCTGGTGCCTAGGCTTCCCCTGGCCTCGGGGATGGCCCTGGGTGGGGGACTGCTCCTGGTGGGGCTCGGGGGGATTTTGGGGGCCTTGAGCCCGAGCCTCCTCCTCTGGACCCTCTTCCGCCTGCTTCAGGGCATGGGAGCGGCCCTGGTGCCGGCCCTGGCCATCGCCCTGGTGCCCGTCCTCTACCCGCAGAGGGCCCTGGAGATGGCCGGGGTCTACATGGCGGGCAACGTCCTGGGCGGGGGGTTAGGCCGGGTCCTGGCGGGGCTGTTGGCGGAAGGGGTGGGGGTGCGGGGAGCCCTCCTCCTCCTCTCCCTCCCCGCCCTTCTCCTTGGCCTCCTCGTCCTCCACGCCCCCTCCCGCCTACCCCCTCTGGGCCCGCCCCGCTACGACCCAAGGGGCTGGCCCCTCTACCTGGTGGGGGGCATCCTCCTCTTTCTGAACCTGTTTCTGGCCAACCTCCTCCCCTACCGCCTTCTGGAGATGGGCTTCGGCCCGGGACAGGTGGGGCTCGTGTACCTGGCCTACCTCTTCGGCATCCCAGGAAGCGCCCTCTCCGGCCTCCTGGCCAGAAGGCTGGGCGCGGTGGCCACCTTTCGCTTGGCCTTCCTCTTAGCGCTGCTGGGGATGGGGCTCCTCCTCCTCCCGCCCCCGAGGCTGGTGGTGGGGTTTGCCCTCATGATGGCCGCCCTCTTCACCGCCCAAGGCCTGGCCTCGGGGGCCGCGGGGCGGAAGGGGCCGGGGGTGAGCGGAGCCTACGTGGCCAGCTTCTACCTGGGGGGCACCCTGGCGGGTCTCCTCTACCCCCTCTTCCTCCACAGCTTCCCCCTGGCGGTGGGGTTGGGCTTGGCCTTGGGCCTCCTGGCCTTTCTCTTAGCCCCGGTCCGGTAATACCCCGCGAGGTGTTTAGCGCAGGATCCAAAAGCAAAGGGAATATCCCTGATCAGGAAAGGGCCTGCACCACCCGGAGGAAGGCCTCCCCAGGCCTAGGGGTTTCCCCCCCGTCCTTCCAAGCAAAGCGGAGGTCCTTTAGGGGCCCTTCCCCTACCCCCATGCCCCCGGGAAAGAGGCCCCGCAGGTCCAAAGGCCCCACCTCCTCCCCGCCGAAGGCCTCGAGGAAGCGGGCCACCTCCCTTTCGTGGCCGAAGTGGAAGCCGTAGAGCCACCACTCCCCCTTCTCCTCCAGGGCGAAGAGGAAGCGGGGCCTCGGGTAGATTTCGGGAAAATTTCCTGTAAACGGGCGCCTAAGAAAGAGGCCCGCTCTCCCCGGCCTCAAGCGGAGCACGGCCCGGAGGGGAGTGCCCAGGAGGCCAAAGCTTCCCACAAAGAGGCGCACCAGGTCGTAACCCTGGACGTTTTTCACCACCACCCCTCCCGCCTCCACCCTCCGCCCCCCAGGGGTCCGGAAGGCTACCCCCAGGACCTCGGCGGGAAAGAAGAAGGTTTGGGCGAACCCCCCCCGGAGGAGGAGGCCGCCCACCCCTCCCGGAAGCTCCACGGGGGGGAAGGGAGGGTAGAGGCCCGTGCCCTTAAGGGCCTCGTGGACCTCCATAAGCCCGGTCTCTCCCGGGGCCACCAGGTACTGGTCAGCGGCATGGACCTCCACGAGCTCATGGTACGCTCTAAAGGATGCAGGAGCTGGAACGGGAAGCCCTGGAGGCCATAC
Above is a window of Thermus islandicus DSM 21543 DNA encoding:
- a CDS encoding DUF5639 domain-containing protein, with the translated sequence MEVHAADQYLVAPGETGLMEVHEALKGTGLYPPFPPVELPGGVGGLLLRGGFAQTFFFPAEVLGVAFRTPGGRRVEAGGVVVKNVQGYDLVRLFVGSFGLLGTPLRAVLRLRPGRAGLFLRRPFTGNFPEIYPRPRFLFALEEKGEWWLYGFHFGHEREVARFLEAFGGEEVGPLDLRGLFPGGMGVGEGPLKDLRFAWKDGGETPRPGEAFLRVVQALS
- a CDS encoding MFS transporter; translated protein: MRLAVVLSGVALYSALYAAVPLLPLLERLFGAPPGAAGPGMGLPLLLLVLLSPLVPRLPLASGMALGGGLLLVGLGGILGALSPSLLLWTLFRLLQGMGAALVPALAIALVPVLYPQRALEMAGVYMAGNVLGGGLGRVLAGLLAEGVGVRGALLLLSLPALLLGLLVLHAPSRLPPLGPPRYDPRGWPLYLVGGILLFLNLFLANLLPYRLLEMGFGPGQVGLVYLAYLFGIPGSALSGLLARRLGAVATFRLAFLLALLGMGLLLLPPPRLVVGFALMMAALFTAQGLASGAAGRKGPGVSGAYVASFYLGGTLAGLLYPLFLHSFPLAVGLGLALGLLAFLLAPVR
- a CDS encoding NUDIX hydrolase yields the protein MRREILVVAAILLDRQGRVLLVGNDWGRKGQVRYTLPGGTVEPGETALEALVREVREETGLRVKGIEHLAYAIQVEDRRKNERTLALAFRASYEGLLNPKDPDGHIVEARFFTLEEVAARLSGHRPLQEPLLDYLKGERGRFYAYSGWGLPGVRV
- a CDS encoding primosomal protein N' — protein: MRALRVALPLPLPPLSYLPPLGAEAEEGPVGRRVAVPFRGEVRLGVVVGEEEGRGGMGLRHAIAYLDPGPSLRPEEIRFLEEAARYLFAPLGQVLADLLPPFPEVRHRVRLFPGTDPKVLPKGLEALRDWQEARGFDPKLLDLLREAGALEEEVAFKEGKRVLLPLKEAHPEPDLDQALRRLWEMGQAESLAALARATGLGVRRLKRLLDGGYVGYGPPLEGPRAEGRLEPLPLPERPGRVNGGRFAERLRLLKGLVAEGDHLVLFPEVSLLLRFLEHFPEAKPYHGGLPPWLREALFRAPRGLVFATYGGLLLPFTPRSMVVVEEGSESYKLPAGSRAFIPPLAELRARLLGVPLTYLSLVPAVEVLDRPGLTFPVPKPRVLILDLRRERGHPFTGRALALLRQVEERGRQAVVLSPRKGFSALLLCADCGFRPTCPQCALPLRYHREGKGRLLCHQCGHEALPPPLCPECGSPFLEPRGPGLEWLVEELRRHLALPVLRYAKEAKDDLGPLLEGQPGVVVATTALLRGPSLPELALVLLPYADGFLLDSDFRAAERYHRLLWALTELRPGRRPLLLLQTYTPDHPAHQGLLEGSVEAFPWQEKALRELLQYPPRVRMVKLEVRHRKEERALEAALALRDALQGVAREGEVLGPAPAPVPRIKGLYLYHLLLRGSTERLEELLSHLDRNRFRLDPDPHRFVGLLED